From the genome of Acetonema longum DSM 6540:
TATTGGCAGAAGTGTGAAGGGGAAATTCCCGTACCGGCCCTGGTTGTCATCCGGTTTGCCGTATACTGCGACCATACCGGAGTTTACATCGGACAGGGCCGGTTTATCCACACCCGCAAAGAAGTCGGCGTCAATATTGACCGCATGGATCATCCTGCCTGGGCCAAACGGATTGAAGGGTTTTATGTGCCGGGGGTGA
Proteins encoded in this window:
- a CDS encoding C40 family peptidase, giving the protein MKIKLDDLIGLPFIDGGRDPAVGFDCWGLSSEVFRRYGIELPDYKISCEDASRISNQIDAQKPYWQKCEGEIPVPALVVIRFAVYCDHTGVYIGQGRFIHTRKEVGVNIDRMDHPAWAKRIEGFYVPGVTRQ